A stretch of DNA from Arachis hypogaea cultivar Tifrunner chromosome 19, arahy.Tifrunner.gnm2.J5K5, whole genome shotgun sequence:
cttttgttaaaaatattattatatcatacaaatttttattaaaatatttaaataaattacatttttctaaatagttataaaaatttattaaaaaaatataatattaaagagGAGTCTGTGATAAACCAGAATGAGCTATAGCATAAGGAAAAGGATGAGGATATACAAGAAAATAATGTTGAGACTACTAATTATAACAAGTTAGAGGAGATACCTCACAAGTCACAATAATACTTCTGACAAGAAGTCCCTTCATAACTTGTTCCATGAGGTACttgcatatttaatttaatatttttctctacaatttaaattacaaaaggatttaaattttatcattatattgttagtaatatgaaatttttttacatacaattcttttaaagtaaaattaaGGGCAATTTACTGTTACATTTTTACAGTTACATTTTTAATTTCCATCTTCTCCTATCGCATCCCATCATCACCACCACTCTCCCGTCGTCCACACCTTTGTCGCCACCTCTTCCATCCCTCTCATCTTCACCTATTACATCCCACCATTATCATTACTCTCCCATCGTCTACACCTGCGACAATCtttttttagttgtaatttttattcttgttttttttcttctaaaatctaGATATGAGATCCAAATTTAAATCTATAATAATTTttgtgattattttttttttttgtggtgtaTTAATTTCTTTTATGGTGTTTTAAAAATGGTATTACGAGTATTGGATGAAGATATAACTAAGAAAATATCTCATTCATGAAAATATTTTCAGATTCAGGAAACTTTCATATCTATTATGTTTCTGTGCTGCAGCATATGTAGTTttagaaacaataaaaattataatctATCTCTGTTTCTgtcttataaaattctttataATCGAATCCTGTGTCTCTTTTTAAACTATAGTTTAACATAgaagttatctattttctgtcttagttttagatctatgtgttttttgtgatttgtaagtGTCGTTAGgctattttcttaaataaaaaagaaattttttaaagttggcttatggttattaaaattaaaaagtttaatataataccatacattaattaatatctaaatttaattcttatattaatatctattataatatttttaaattttaaaaattattttagcaAATATACTTattgttatttgtatttattaaaaattattttaatttaatttattaaatatagatactataatttaaaaaaaattagaaattaattttttttgtctaaagTCAGATAATTCCATTCAtgtaatgaaagaaacatataggtGTCTATATGTGAGACAAATAAAAGAAATGGGGGACTTCCAACGCTCTACTATAGAAGTAACAtcatataataatctaataaggGAGATAAAAAAGTAAAGTGCTCATCAATTAGGAAGTGGGAATTTGTTGAAGTTCTTTCTATAGCTTCAAAGCCGACGCCATTATCTCTTCCATACTAGTTGATACATTATCAAAGATGAGCCTATTCCTAACCTTTCATAAGGACCAGCTCAAAATCACCATCATCATTCTCTAAGAGGAGCTATTGGGTTGGGTACGCAAGACTCCCATTCTCAAGTTTCACTCAACATAGAAATCAAAGTCTTCGGTCTCCTTCTAGTAGCTGGTAAGCCCATTTTTGAccaaattttctttgattttacacAATGGAAGATGCAATGATTGATTGTTTCTAGAAATTGTATGCATCTTCGACAGATAGGTTGAATCGATGGGATGCGATGATGAAGCTTTTGCAGCACTGGAAGCTTTTCATGGAAGCTCCTCCAGAGAAAAATCTTAATCTTCCCTGGAATTTTCAGCTTCCACAGTTCTCGCCACAAATTTCGTTGTCTCATAATCTCTGGGCAAAATTCAATGGGAGGATGCGATAACCCACAAGTCATACGGTACCCAATACTCACTTCATACAAACCACTTTTATTAAGGGCCCAATAAATTTTATCTTCTCCACCCCCAATTGTTGTACGCTGACTAGTGTCCTcagaaaaaatacttttaattagaGTTTGATTTCACTGGCCATTAGAAAGTATTAAGTCTTTGACCATCAATAGTAGTTGATTTTGTAGATTGGAAGTTTTAGATGAAAAAACAACATAAGGATGTGGAGGAGCAAGTCAAGGATCACTGAAGATTCGGATACTGGATCCATCACCAACTCGCCAAACCAGCCCATTTTCAACAACTTTACGCCCTTCCAATATGATACATCACCCCCACGAAGGTACTATTCCGATCTCTGCATTCATTATAGAACTGTAACGAAAATATTTACCTTTGAGGAGTTTAGATAGGAGTGATTGTGGCTGAGAGACAACTTTCCAACATTATTTTGCTACTAGAGCCAAATTCTGAGCCCTAGGTCCTTAAAACCTAGTCCACCTTCCAATTTCGGTCTTGTCATAGTATCCCAACTAACCTATGCCATTTTTTGCTCTGTACCTTTTTGACCCCACCAAAATTGGGAGAGTATGTTGTGAATCTCCCTTATTAAAGTGTCAGGAAGAcagaaatataataataaataaattgggATAGCCTCCCCAATAGCTTTGATTAGAACATGCCTACCTGTAGAGGAGAGAAATTTTCTTTTCCACCTTTGATCTCGCTTCCTCACCTTGTCCTTGATTTCTCCGAAGGTggccttttttatttttgaactgtAGATGGAAGACCCAAATATTTATCCTGTGCACCAATATGGTCAATTTCCAATTTCCGAGTCAGTAGTAATTGAGCAGCGAGAGGAGTATTATTACTAAAGAATAGAGCTGATTTATACAAATTAACTTTTTGGACACTGAACCCCTCGTATGACTGAAGAAGATTGAGAATATTTTCACAACTGTTTTCTGACACTTTGCAAAAAAATATTGAGTCATCTGCAAACAATAAATGATTAACAGTAAGACATCTTCGGTTGATCTAAATACCTTCAATGAGACCGTTTTACTCTGCCTTGTTTAGCAAAAAGGATAATCCTTCTGCACAGAAAAGAAACCTAAAGGTTGACCTTCAACAACGACAGAGTAAGAAACTATAGTCACCACCTCCTGTATCCAACCAATCCGCCTAGATTCAAATCTCAGCTTCTCCAAAATGAACCAAAGAAAATGCCACTCAACACAATTATAGACTTTGCTCATATCCAATTTAACAGCCATTTCACTCGATAGGCTCCTCTTCTTTGTCTTTAGATGGTGCATACATTCATGAGTGATTAGGACATTGTCTGAAATCAATCTACCCTTAATGAAGGCACTTTGATTAGGGCTAATCAGCGAAGTCATAAATTTCTGTAGCCGATGGACTAGTACTTTAGAAATAATCTTATACCCAATTGAGAAAAGGCTGATGGGTCTAACCTGTGTCATATCATTTGCATAAGGAATCTTAGGAATGAGATAGATTTGTGTATGGTTGAAGCTCTTTAGTAGTCTACCACTGACAAAGAAAATGCGAACAGCCTTAAAAATATCCTCCCCTGCTAAACTCCAGTAGAATTGAAAGAATTTAGCCGTAAATCCATCATTACCAGGGATGCTCTGGGGTGAACACTAAAGACCGCACGTTTTACCTCTTCAAAACTGATCGGTCTAGTTAATTTTTTGTTCATGGTTGCTGAAACTTTGGTTTCAAAATCTTCGAATGCATGTGTCGGATTAGTTTGGTTAATCAATGTGAAGATATTCTTGAAGTATGTTTCATCTACTTGTGCAATTTCCTCACGGGTGGTAGCACACGTACCATCATTGTTTTTCAATTTCCAAATTTTATTTCTCCGGATTCTGGATTGGAATGATTGGTGAAAGAAACTTGTATTTCTGTCCCCTTCTTTTAGCCACTTTACACGAGATTTCTTCCTCCAATAGCTTTTCTCCCTAAAGTAAGTATCCTCAAGTTTATTTTCCAAGGTTTCAACCTATTCTCTCCGTGTAATACCCTCCTCTCTAAGAATTTCAAGTTGAAATGTGAGTTCACCAATGTCCTTTTTCGAATTAGATTTGTTCTGCTGCTGGCATTGAATAATACGATGCCTACAATGTTTCAATTTATGAGCCAAAATAAACATTGCTGAGTCATCCACCCATTCCTTCCAAACTTCAGTAATAATTACCCGAATTTCTTCTAAACCACATCATCTCTCCTAAAACTTAATCATCCGATTAGATTTTTCTATGACTGAATTTGTATTAAGGAGGATAAGCGCATGATCTAAACCGTTTTCTACGGATTGAGACAGTGAGACTGATGGAAAACAATCCATCCACTTACCGTTTGCAAGTGCACGGTCAAGCCGCTTCcttcattaatttttataaattatttttacaaaaacaaaaattttgttaGAATTCACCACTGCCAACTCAGCAGTTTCACTCTCCCTTCATCCCTAATTATtgtcattaattaattagtaattaaaaatCAGCATCGACTAGAATTAATTATTTGATACTACCACTTGGCTTAAACTCCCAGTCAATAACATAGTCGTAGTTGCCACATCTGTGAGAGGCTCAGCCGCTCAAGTCAAGATGCAGATTGTCCAAAGCGATATTCCCCACATTCAAAGTAAGTTGTGATATGAATCCTCTATATAGCACCTCAATATCATAGATTGAGGTCAATCAGATTATTGCTCAAGTGGCTTGTCGAGTTCATCATATGCCACGTGTTGAAAGGTTAGATCGGATGAGCTGGGTATAAATTGGTGATTATGGTTCCAACAAGGTTGAGCTCTGAGAGTGTGCTTGGAACAGCACCAACGCCACCACTATCTTCAGCTTCATCTTATTGAATATAATTAACCAATGCTACTTAGCttcttcattttatatatatcatACCATAATAATTGAATAGCGGAATAGCTAATTATTATTGTAATATGAATTTCTACGATTGTATATATCTTCAATCAGAAGCAACTAATTCAATTATTCTTGTCCCAGCACGAATCAAGCAAAATAGCACAATACCCAACTATAGGCAACGTTTGGTTTCAAGACACAACACGCAAGTACTTTATTATTTGTTTGTtgaaatacaaattttttataaacatcttactacataaaatatatatatatatatatatatatatatatatatatatatatatatatatatatatatatatagtgttcttttaaaatgttaaaacatAAAAACGTAATCAGTTGAACacaattttttacatttttaatttttattaaattttatacaattattttttatatttttatttcttattaatttttataaaatatgaattttttcccTAATTTTATTGTACTTATTCAATATTTTACCAAgcacaataaaaaatatactaataatttGTGTCTATATCTTTAATATTTATATCTCTATGCCTCTATTTCAAGACATAAACCAAACGCTGGCATAGTTAATCATAAAACCCAACAATAGAAATACGTAAACACATAAGGTACGGAGATTAATATGATTATAATAAGTAAGTACAATAGAGATTAGGCTGAATTACAAATCATAGGGTTGCTTGCCAGTGAACTTGACCTCAATGGGGCTAACGTTCTTGCCAATAGACCTGAAGTTCTGACCAACACCTTGGCGACCAGGGTTGACTTTCTCAGGGTAGACACCATCCTTGGGGTGCAAGTATTGGACCTCGCCATTGGGGAAGACCCTGTAGAACTGGTACTTGATCTTGTACTTTGAGCGAAGCCTTGTCCCAAGTGCAAGGCACTGCTCTTTCCTTGCAAGCTTGAGAAGGTTTGGACCCTGCCTCATTATGGCGGCGCCACCTGTGGGCATCTCAAAGATCTGTTCTTTCGGGGAATCCCATGTTATGACGTAGAACTCTTCCACTTGGGCCTTCCTCAATAGTCCTCCAGTGCTTCCTCCGAATATTGGGGATGGCGTGTTTGGGTCCAGCTCAGGTGGGGTGAACCCCACTGGtgcctcctccttctccttctctgctGCAGCAGCCTCTACTTTCTCCTCTGCAGCCGAAGCTCTTATGCTTGGGAACCTCAGGTTCAGCTTGGGGGTGGTGAAGGACACTGCGGCTGCTTGCTTCCATGCACGGTCGGTGGGCTTGGGAGCAGAGAGGGGTGGGGTGAAGAGGGAAGCTTGTGTTGCCATTGCCATTTCAGGATGAGATGAAACAGGAAGAGGTGTTATTTTGGAATTTAGATGGGTGGTGTGGATTTGGATGTGGATATATATGGATAAGGTAATATGGCTTACACCAATTATGATTCATGATTTTGATTCCATGTCTCACCACACCCTCATACTCTCAATACAAAGCTTCCAAATGCTATTATTTTTTTGGTCTCACTTGGAAATAGCATTCACCATTGCTCGTGCACCAAACTCAAAAAAGgagtctttttattttcaatgggCTCTGGATCTATGTTTAATCACAACGCTCATGTCCTTAAATTAAGTTTTCTTCCACAATAAGTTGGGCTTAACTTATGCTACATGGTGGGCTATACATTGGGGCGTGTTAAAAATTGAGGCCCTAACATAAGTAATAACCTGTTTAACGTCCAAGAGAAACCTGTTGTCATATGGAGGTGGCTTGCAGCgggcctttttttttttcaatttaaataaaacaaattatttatttactcaaataaattgtaatatacaattttagcattttaaatatttaattatatttttaccaacaaaaaaattacaaaatttacacTGTGCTAGTGCGAAAACGGCACTGAATTTTTTATTGCATTTTCGTTGTTATTGCCACTGAAAATTTGATGCATAtgcatttttagtagtttttcttgtattttttgtgtatttttttaaattaattatagtttttttttatctaaatcgATCAAAAAACAATCAAGCTAGGCGTGCAACGCTAAGGGTGGCATTTAACGCCATAAAATCAAGCTAGGCATTTAATGTATTCAAGGCCAAACAAGTTGGCATTCAACACCACAACAagacgtttaacgcccaaaaaaagAAATGAAGGTGGCGTCCAACACCACAACTTgtcatttaacgcccaaaagaggAAGAAAACTGACCTTCAAGGCCTGGGGCTCCAAGTTAAATGCTCATGACCAAATTCAAAGTCCAAGTTAAACGCCACAATGCCAAGTCTAATACCAAACTCCAAGGACAAGTCTCAGTGTCTCAAAGACTTGGCGTCCAATGCCAAAACTGAAGTGCAACGCCAATCAAGGGTAGGGATGGCAAAATTACTCGAGACGCAGGGATCCCTGCGGGAACTGCTCTGAATGGGGATCTAACTGTGGAAACTTTTTTCTGCGGAGATGGGAACGGGGGATAAAATTCACCCGAGGCAGGCGTAGGGATCCCCACCCCGTTCCCTCACTCTAGTCTCCGAAACCcaaaacacatatatatatagaaaccTAAAACTCCTTGTCCTcatttgcataacccttcttcaattcagagatcACTAACACTGTTCATACTCCATAATCCATCCAACGTCTCTGCAGCCACCCCCCTCGCCACTCTCCCTTCTCAtcgcatcgtcacacctcaccgtgccatcACTCTCACTGCGTCGTGCTCTCTATTTGTGGCTCCGTAACTCTGCCGTCGTGTCTATTCCCCCTTCTGTTTCCATGTCTTCCGCCTTGTCCACTGTTTTGTCCTCTGACTCGCCGTTACGTCCCCCCACTGTGTCATTTCGAAAAAAGTTACCATCTTGTcgtttagactttttgtataaaatcttgctgtttttgtataggatggatacttgcagctctatttatatggaaattaataattagttagaactatcagATAGATGGGGAATGGGGTCTTCGGAGGAATGGGGCCTGTGGAGAATAGGGATGGGGAGCAATATTCTCCCACGGTGAGGAACAGCGATGGGGACGGGGAGCAAATCTGGGGGtggggatggggagcagggaggTATCCCCGCTCCCACCCTGCCCCGTTGACATCCCTGATCAAGGGCCACTACATCAAAGTTAAACGCTAAACCTATAAAATTATACGCCAGCAAATTCACTTTAATTTGAGGTCCGGAATACTTAGCACAACCCACTCCTCAGAGATGTAATTTCGGTCAAATTAAGAAAGATTCTGTTAAgataagatttgatttgattctgatttggttttagttttagttaggatttgaattattgttattagttatCTTATTCTCCCTACAtagaatataaaatttagtttttgaatttgaattttaggtaGACTTAGAATATAAATAAGTAAACAAAGTTCACAAGAGAGGAAGATCCAGGATTGAGAATTCTCGGATCCCTAGCATCAACATCTCTCTCATCTTTTTAGTTTCCTTCATTATCATAAATAACTAAACCTCCATTATTAAAGATTAGGAGCACTGTTTGATTTATGCATCTATAATGTGAGtgctttctttattttaattcatgcttttctACATTTTAAGATTGAGTTTCTTTCTTCATCACTAATGGTTAGAAgtattgaaaaatattataattctATCTTGAATTCTATTATTACTttagaaaaattaatttcagattagCTTGAAATCTATCTCATAATCTTCATTTATTTAGAACTAGTATTTGAATACGTGATATATAATTCAGCTATGGATAGTTTTTTGAATATTGTTTGACTTAAAATCGAAACTATTTTTCACCTCTTCTCTTAATTAGTTGACCAAGGGATTGGTGATTAACTAagttaagagaaattaaattattaaaaaattggaatttggttataaatgatttattgtgaaaatatttttgtatgaGTTAAAGTAAGAAAACACAGTCACTATTCTTTCTAAGAATCAAATATCTCTGGAACCTTCAACATTCTCATTCTTAATTTCTTCTTAATTCTCTAATCCATCTCCCATTTACATTCTACAATCATcttaaatgttaaaattttttcacTATTCTTGCTTCTAATTCACGATCCAATTTTCTCTTGTCAATATTTGATTGATCTAATTAAACATTGTTTgtcttaatccgttaatccttaTGGAAATGATATCTACTCATTGTGATATTATTTGATGCGATTTAGTGTACTTGCCAATATCCGAGCGTATTCGATTTTCGCTCATCAAAATAGAGCAATCTTTTTGTAAGGATTCTCTCTGTTCCCAAGATAACAAcctttgtcaaaaaaaaaacgTCCAAGAAAAAACATGTTGACATATGGagaactgtttttttttttcttttaatattgggCTTCGATTGGTGTATCTTACCAAAATACCCAAAGAGGCGTGTTTGTCACCGTTGAGGGAAGCTCTGACTGACGCAGAAAAAACGTCGACTCCATTTAGCGCAATGCATCACTGCCGTTTTGCACAAAACGTTGCCATTGTTTTGTATAAAGGAGAGTGCTAGGGgaacaatgaaaattttgaacaacatgaacaaccaccaatcaaatgaaaatacactataccctaatttaatgctactaattaaatttactcttttaatcctattaattcacattgtttacacattattcaaaaatcttattgattacctatactttttcttgcataaaatgtCGTTGACGTTTTGTGTGCATGCACGACACGTGACGCTAGCCTCTCTCTTCCCACCGTGAGAGCCTTTAACTCTAGCGACCATCTTCtcttctctatttcttcttcttctcgtccAAGGCTCCACAAAACTCTCTTCCATCATTTTCAACTTCTTTACCCCACCAAAGCAAGTAAAACGACAGCAGATTATATACTCTACTAAATCAAAGCCATACAGGTAaagtgttttattttttgtttattgctgttttttttttttttttttgaactggaTGTTTTTTAAATAGTAGTTTAGGGGTTTTGTagtttttttagattattttgttGTTGATTAATAGTAAATAGATTAATTGTTAGTTGATTAGGAAATATGATTTTGTTATTGTAGTAGTAGTCGTCGTGGTAGTTGTTatagttgttgttgttaattaatagtaaataaattaagaaaaagtatagggtactaatatattatctgtcaacttattgtcaataataattaattattatattttaaatacatatataaagagacacatcaagaaaatatatctataaagacatttCTATTTAATACAGTTATGAAAAAGACATTTTTAGTAAACACATCtacaaagacacttctattaaacacagttataaataagagttgacaAAAGTTGGCAGAAAtgttgttggtaacgtagcgggattgataaattaattattagttgatAGGAAATATGATTTTGTTATTGTTGAAGTAGTAGtagatgttgttgttgttaattaatagtaaataaattaattgttaGTTGATTAGGAAATATAATTTTGTTATTGTAGTAGCAgtatatatttttagtaattttagttttagtttaataatttttttcaaaaacagtattatttatgtatttaatagttgattattattaatgtttagtatttatttttagaaatttttttttcataaaaattagtttcaattgttattaatttatatttttagtgatGTTAGTTTTGGttgaaatatttaataattaaatcttaattattaaaaaagaattatttattaatttttaggcattttttattttacataaaaaattagttttaattttttagtgaTGTTAGTTTTGCttgaaatattaataattaaatctgaattattattaaaaaaacagAATTACTTAAtaacttttagaaatttttttattttacataaaacattagtttcaattattattaatttatatttttagtgatgttagttttgattaaaatatttaataattaaatctaaattattattaaaaaaata
This window harbors:
- the LOC112776959 gene encoding photosystem I reaction center subunit II, chloroplastic yields the protein MAMATQASLFTPPLSAPKPTDRAWKQAAAVSFTTPKLNLRFPSIRASAAEEKVEAAAAEKEKEEAPVGFTPPELDPNTPSPIFGGSTGGLLRKAQVEEFYVITWDSPKEQIFEMPTGGAAIMRQGPNLLKLARKEQCLALGTRLRSKYKIKYQFYRVFPNGEVQYLHPKDGVYPEKVNPGRQGVGQNFRSIGKNVSPIEVKFTGKQPYDL